The following are encoded in a window of Nakamurella sp. A5-74 genomic DNA:
- a CDS encoding MFS transporter, with product MSLPTEIAPTPRRAWLIWSVGAGVYVLAVFHRSALGVAGPMAAERLNISAGQLSSFVMLQLAMYAAMQVPTGLLVDRFGPRRMLLAATLTMGTAEVLFAFVTSYPLALLARGLLGVGDAMTYISVLRLAAGWFPAPRYPIITSYTGLLGTFGNLIATIPLTGLLHQLGWTPTFLTAGAVSLGYALVLVRKATVAPFREVGDAGSPVAGARVVTEVKAAWSMPGGRLGFWVHFTTMSGSVVFSVLWGFPYLTQVIGLSVATASGWLLGMVVVGLFANLVVGRTLARRPDIRTHIAVIVSLGCLTGWILLVAWPHGRPPIPVVAAVVAVLAVGGPASAVAFQLARDYNPRHRISTATGLVNIGGFCAAVIGTFAVGAILDLVDGDSPVHSAEAFRWAFGALAVLTAFGLWRLLTWWLRTRAVVLLAEARGEDVPVRVQRHRFELVDDAILAQEALRAEQARAVAEGADHGLEGADHGLENTDGADGGDVTGRADTATDPPRIPRTSQDEERTS from the coding sequence ATGAGCCTCCCGACCGAGATCGCTCCCACCCCGCGCCGCGCCTGGCTGATCTGGAGCGTCGGCGCCGGGGTCTACGTGCTGGCCGTCTTCCACCGCTCCGCACTGGGCGTGGCCGGGCCGATGGCCGCCGAACGGCTGAACATCAGCGCCGGGCAGTTGTCGTCGTTCGTCATGCTGCAGCTGGCCATGTACGCCGCGATGCAGGTTCCGACCGGTCTGCTGGTGGACAGGTTCGGGCCCCGGCGGATGTTGCTCGCCGCGACGCTGACGATGGGGACCGCCGAGGTGCTGTTCGCATTCGTCACCTCCTACCCGCTCGCGCTGCTCGCGCGGGGACTGCTCGGCGTCGGGGATGCGATGACCTACATCTCGGTCCTGCGGCTCGCCGCCGGGTGGTTTCCCGCTCCTCGCTACCCGATCATCACCTCCTACACCGGTCTGTTGGGAACCTTCGGCAACCTGATCGCGACCATCCCGTTGACCGGCCTGCTGCACCAGCTCGGCTGGACGCCCACCTTCCTGACGGCCGGAGCCGTCAGCCTCGGCTATGCGCTGGTGCTCGTCCGCAAGGCGACGGTCGCGCCGTTCCGGGAGGTCGGCGATGCCGGTTCCCCGGTGGCGGGCGCCCGGGTGGTGACCGAGGTCAAGGCTGCTTGGTCGATGCCGGGTGGTCGGCTCGGGTTCTGGGTGCACTTCACCACGATGTCCGGGTCGGTGGTCTTCAGCGTGCTCTGGGGATTTCCCTATCTGACGCAGGTGATCGGCCTGAGCGTCGCAACGGCATCCGGCTGGTTGCTCGGCATGGTGGTGGTCGGTCTGTTCGCCAACCTCGTCGTCGGTCGGACCCTCGCGCGCCGACCGGACATCCGGACCCACATCGCGGTGATCGTGTCACTCGGCTGTCTGACCGGGTGGATCCTCCTGGTGGCGTGGCCGCACGGTCGGCCGCCGATTCCGGTGGTGGCCGCGGTGGTCGCCGTGCTCGCTGTCGGTGGGCCCGCTTCGGCGGTGGCATTCCAGTTGGCGCGCGACTACAACCCGCGTCACCGGATCTCCACGGCCACCGGCCTGGTGAACATCGGCGGCTTCTGTGCCGCGGTGATCGGCACCTTCGCGGTGGGCGCCATCCTCGACCTGGTCGACGGAGACAGCCCCGTGCACTCGGCCGAGGCCTTCCGCTGGGCGTTCGGCGCACTGGCCGTGTTGACGGCGTTCGGTCTGTGGCGACTGCTGACCTGGTGGCTGCGCACCCGGGCCGTGGTGCTGCTGGCCGAGGCCCGCGGTGAGGACGTCCCGGTACGTGTCCAGCGCCACCGCTTCGAGCTGGTCGACGACGCCATCCTGGCACAGGAAGCGCTCAGGGCCGAGCAGGCCAGGGCTGTCGCCGAGGGCGCCGACCACGGGCTCGAGGGCGCCGACCACGGGCTCGAGAACACCGACGGTGCCGACGGCGGCGACGTCACCGGGCGCGCGGACACTGCCACCGATCCGCCCCGAATCCCGAGGACTTCCCAGGACGAGGAGAGAACATCGTGA
- a CDS encoding aldolase: MSTPGSSYRLNRLFDPRSGRALDVAVDHGFFGERSFITGIEDMRATIDTLIEAGPNAIQLSPGLAPVLQGTSAANKPALVMRTDIANVYGNPLDEHLFSLVFPDAIEQAVRLDAVAVCVNLLHLPGRPEIREHCIRGIMALRQEATRYGMPLMIEPLVMQDNSSGGYMVDGETDRIITLVRQARELGADLIKADPTNEVGDYHRVIEVAGSVPVLVRGGGRAPDDELLARTQAVLEQGARGIVYGRNVIQHPDPAGITRALMSILHEGVSAGDALATLQSRSAGGAA; the protein is encoded by the coding sequence ATGAGCACACCAGGAAGTTCCTATCGTCTCAACCGGTTGTTCGATCCCCGCTCGGGCCGTGCGCTCGACGTTGCGGTCGACCACGGATTCTTCGGCGAACGTTCCTTCATCACCGGCATCGAGGACATGCGTGCCACCATCGACACCCTGATCGAGGCCGGGCCGAACGCGATCCAGCTGAGCCCCGGCCTGGCGCCGGTGCTGCAGGGCACGTCGGCCGCGAACAAGCCGGCGCTGGTGATGCGTACCGACATCGCCAACGTCTACGGCAATCCCCTCGACGAGCACCTGTTCTCGTTGGTGTTCCCCGATGCGATCGAACAGGCGGTGCGCCTCGACGCTGTCGCAGTGTGCGTCAACCTGCTTCACCTGCCCGGCCGGCCCGAGATCCGCGAGCACTGCATCCGCGGCATCATGGCGCTGCGCCAGGAAGCGACCCGCTACGGCATGCCGCTGATGATCGAGCCGTTGGTGATGCAGGACAACAGTTCCGGCGGCTACATGGTCGACGGGGAGACCGACAGGATCATCACGCTGGTCCGTCAGGCGCGGGAACTGGGTGCCGATCTGATCAAGGCAGATCCGACGAACGAGGTCGGCGACTACCACCGGGTGATCGAGGTCGCCGGTTCCGTTCCGGTGCTCGTCCGCGGCGGTGGCCGGGCTCCCGACGACGAACTGCTGGCCAGGACCCAGGCCGTCCTCGAGCAGGGCGCCCGCGGAATTGTCTACGGCCGCAACGTGATCCAACATCCCGATCCGGCGGGCATCACCCGGGCGTTGATGAGCATCCTGCACGAAGGGGTCAGCGCCGGGGACGCGCTGGCCACCCTGCAGTCACGATCCGCCGGTGGCGCCGCATGA
- a CDS encoding DHH family phosphoesterase: MVTPVAGAAQGSSVGDDSDPSAGPLPPTVRSSTAPIEDHDRAAVMELLCSAERVLILAHRNPDADALGSALALARGLQMRGCTCWVSFDQPREVPRSLAGLPGAAGVVPADDWFADGSHQPDLVVTVDCGAAERVGRFEALLATAVPVLVIDHHASNPGFGDVNFIDPGADSTTVLIDGLLADLGIPLDAEFATLLYAGLATDTGSFRRADAESLRSAARYLDAGVDGDALLRRLSDSHPFGYLRALARALARVELLPAAAGGLGLVHTLITVEDLRDARSEDAESVIDVIRTAEEAAVAAVFKEQSDGSWLVSLRSRQPVMVTGIAQGFGGGGHAFAAGYSWLGDHDTGLRALLAALG, translated from the coding sequence ATGGTCACGCCGGTGGCGGGCGCAGCGCAGGGTTCTTCGGTCGGCGACGACAGTGATCCCTCGGCCGGGCCACTGCCTCCGACTGTCCGGTCCAGCACCGCGCCGATCGAGGACCATGATCGGGCTGCCGTCATGGAGCTGTTGTGCAGTGCGGAGAGAGTGCTGATCCTGGCGCACCGCAATCCGGATGCGGACGCCCTCGGTTCGGCGCTCGCACTGGCCCGCGGTCTGCAGATGCGCGGATGCACCTGTTGGGTGAGCTTCGACCAGCCACGGGAGGTGCCCAGAAGTCTGGCCGGGCTGCCCGGTGCGGCGGGGGTGGTCCCGGCGGACGACTGGTTTGCCGACGGCAGCCACCAGCCCGACCTGGTGGTGACCGTCGACTGCGGCGCGGCCGAACGCGTCGGGCGGTTCGAAGCGCTGCTGGCCACCGCCGTCCCGGTGCTCGTGATCGACCACCATGCCTCCAATCCCGGATTCGGTGATGTCAACTTCATCGATCCCGGAGCCGACTCGACCACTGTGCTGATCGACGGGCTGCTGGCCGATCTGGGCATTCCGCTCGATGCCGAGTTCGCGACCCTGCTCTACGCAGGGCTGGCCACGGACACCGGCAGCTTCCGCCGAGCAGACGCAGAATCCCTGCGATCGGCGGCTCGGTACTTGGACGCCGGAGTCGATGGCGACGCACTGCTGCGGCGGCTCAGCGACTCGCATCCGTTCGGCTACCTGCGAGCGCTCGCACGAGCGCTCGCCCGGGTCGAGCTGCTGCCTGCCGCGGCCGGCGGGCTGGGCCTCGTGCACACCCTCATCACGGTCGAGGATCTGCGGGATGCCAGGTCCGAGGACGCCGAATCGGTGATCGACGTGATCCGCACGGCCGAGGAAGCCGCTGTCGCCGCCGTGTTCAAGGAACAGTCGGACGGATCATGGCTGGTCTCGCTGCGCTCCCGGCAGCCGGTGATGGTCACCGGGATCGCCCAGGGATTCGGTGGCGGCGGCCACGCCTTCGCAGCCGGATACTCCTGGCTGGGCGACCACGACACCGGCCTGCGGGCGCTGCTGGCGGCACTGGGTTGA
- the infB gene encoding translation initiation factor IF-2: MAGKARVSAIAKELGQSSKEVIAKLQELGEFVKSASSTIEAPVVRKLREAYPASSGAANGSAPSAGSSAPAAPAAESSAADKPSPGRPGAPKSSQPAAAPALQVPAAAAPAAAAPVAAASDRPAFSGASSAAPGPRPAAPRPAETPAPAPAAPAPAAAAPVAASEAPSPAARADAPDTRPADAPPRPRSTGGVPGAPRPPRMGNNPFLQQTGRPAPRPGGAPGAAPRQGDRPGAPSAGGPRPAAGSRPGAPGAPGGAPRPGTPGGRPPTAGRPGAPGGTPGGGFRGPGGPGGAPGGAPGGAPGGYRGPAGGGGGRPGGGGPNRGQVGGAFGRGRGAGPARKGRKSKKQRRQEFDTLPAPSIGGVTLPRGNGTTVRLVRGSSLSDFADRIDANPAAMVQALFHLGEMVTATQSVSDDILELLGSEMGYEIEIVSPEDQDRELLEQFDLSYGENDGGEEELRIRPPVVTVMGHVDHGKTKLLDALRHTNVVDKEAGGITQHIGAYQVPAELEGIDRLITFIDTPGHEAFTAMRARGSKSTDIVVLVVAADDGVMPQTVEAINHAKAADVPVVVAINKIDKEGSNPDKIRQQLTEYGLVAEEYGGDTMFVEVSARQRTNLDGLLEAILLTADAALDLRANPAMEAQGVAIEAHLDRGRGAVATVLVQRGTLHEGDSIVAGEAYGRVRAMFDDKGVRVSEAPPSFPVQVLGFTSVPGAGDSFMVVEEDKVARQVAQERQARGRRAQVANRRRITLEDLGTALKEKKIEQLTMIIKGDNSGTVEALEDSLLKIEVGDEVNLRVVHRGVGGITQDDVNLASTTDAIIIGFNVKPVRGVAELADREGVDIRYYTVIYQAIDEVEAALKGMLKPEFEEIQTGSAEIRQVFRSSKFGNIAGSIVRSGEIRRNAKARLLRNGVVINDHLVIDSLRREKDDVTEVRDGFECGIGLGTWNNIEVEDTIETYEMREKPRA; encoded by the coding sequence GTGGCAGGCAAGGCCCGCGTCAGCGCAATCGCAAAAGAGCTGGGACAGTCCAGCAAAGAAGTCATCGCCAAGCTCCAGGAGCTCGGCGAGTTCGTGAAGTCCGCTTCCTCGACCATCGAGGCCCCCGTCGTTCGCAAGCTCCGCGAGGCCTATCCGGCCTCCAGCGGTGCCGCGAACGGCAGTGCCCCGTCCGCAGGCAGTTCGGCTCCGGCCGCACCCGCAGCGGAATCGTCGGCGGCGGACAAGCCCTCGCCCGGTCGTCCCGGCGCCCCCAAGTCCAGCCAACCGGCGGCAGCCCCTGCCCTGCAGGTACCGGCCGCTGCAGCGCCCGCTGCAGCCGCTCCGGTGGCGGCAGCCTCGGATCGCCCGGCGTTCTCGGGGGCGTCCTCTGCGGCTCCCGGTCCCCGACCGGCGGCTCCGCGACCTGCAGAGACTCCGGCGCCTGCTCCCGCAGCGCCCGCTCCGGCCGCAGCAGCTCCGGTCGCTGCTTCCGAGGCGCCCAGCCCCGCGGCAAGGGCAGACGCCCCGGACACCCGTCCGGCCGATGCGCCGCCGCGTCCCCGCTCCACGGGTGGCGTGCCCGGTGCTCCACGGCCGCCGCGGATGGGCAACAACCCGTTCCTGCAGCAGACCGGTCGACCGGCTCCCCGCCCGGGCGGTGCCCCCGGCGCCGCACCGCGTCAGGGCGATCGTCCCGGCGCCCCCAGTGCCGGTGGTCCCCGTCCCGCAGCCGGTTCCCGTCCCGGCGCCCCCGGCGCCCCGGGTGGCGCCCCGCGTCCTGGTACGCCGGGCGGTCGTCCGCCGACAGCTGGTCGTCCGGGTGCCCCGGGCGGCACGCCCGGCGGCGGTTTCCGCGGTCCTGGCGGCCCGGGCGGTGCGCCCGGTGGTGCTCCCGGCGGTGCGCCAGGTGGCTACCGCGGTCCCGCAGGTGGCGGCGGTGGTCGTCCCGGTGGCGGCGGCCCCAACCGTGGCCAGGTCGGCGGTGCCTTCGGGCGCGGTCGTGGTGCCGGTCCGGCCCGAAAGGGGCGCAAGTCCAAGAAGCAGCGTCGTCAGGAGTTCGACACCCTGCCCGCGCCGTCGATCGGTGGCGTCACGCTGCCCCGCGGCAACGGCACGACTGTCCGTCTCGTGCGGGGCTCCTCGCTCTCCGATTTCGCCGATCGCATTGATGCGAATCCGGCAGCCATGGTCCAGGCGCTGTTCCACCTGGGTGAGATGGTCACGGCGACGCAGTCGGTCTCGGACGACATCCTGGAGCTGCTCGGCTCCGAGATGGGGTACGAGATCGAGATCGTCTCGCCCGAGGACCAGGATCGCGAGCTGCTCGAGCAGTTCGACCTGAGCTACGGCGAGAACGACGGCGGCGAGGAAGAGCTGCGGATCCGTCCGCCGGTCGTCACCGTCATGGGTCACGTCGACCACGGCAAGACCAAGCTGCTGGACGCTCTGCGTCACACGAACGTCGTGGACAAGGAAGCCGGTGGCATCACCCAGCACATCGGTGCCTACCAGGTTCCCGCCGAGCTCGAGGGCATCGATCGACTGATCACCTTCATCGACACCCCGGGTCACGAGGCGTTCACCGCCATGCGTGCCCGTGGTTCGAAGTCCACGGACATCGTGGTGCTGGTGGTCGCGGCCGACGACGGCGTGATGCCGCAGACGGTCGAGGCGATCAACCACGCGAAGGCCGCCGACGTCCCGGTCGTCGTCGCGATCAACAAGATCGACAAGGAAGGCTCCAACCCGGACAAGATCCGGCAGCAGCTGACCGAGTACGGCCTGGTCGCCGAGGAGTACGGCGGCGACACCATGTTCGTCGAGGTCTCCGCGCGCCAGCGGACCAACCTGGACGGACTGCTCGAGGCGATCCTGCTCACCGCCGACGCAGCGCTCGATCTGCGGGCGAACCCGGCGATGGAGGCCCAGGGTGTGGCCATCGAGGCACACCTGGACCGCGGCCGCGGCGCCGTGGCCACGGTGCTCGTGCAGCGCGGCACCCTCCACGAGGGCGATTCGATCGTGGCCGGCGAGGCCTACGGCCGCGTCCGCGCCATGTTCGACGACAAGGGTGTCCGTGTGTCGGAGGCCCCGCCGTCGTTCCCGGTGCAGGTGCTCGGGTTCACCTCGGTGCCCGGTGCCGGCGACTCGTTCATGGTCGTCGAGGAGGACAAGGTCGCGCGGCAGGTCGCCCAGGAGCGGCAGGCACGTGGCCGCAGGGCGCAGGTCGCCAACCGTCGCCGCATCACCCTCGAGGACCTGGGAACGGCCCTCAAGGAGAAGAAGATCGAGCAGCTCACGATGATCATCAAGGGCGACAACTCCGGCACCGTCGAGGCGCTGGAGGATTCGCTCCTGAAGATCGAGGTGGGCGACGAGGTCAATCTCCGGGTCGTGCACCGCGGCGTGGGCGGGATCACCCAGGACGACGTCAACCTGGCGTCCACCACCGATGCGATCATCATCGGCTTCAACGTCAAGCCCGTCCGTGGCGTGGCTGAGCTGGCCGATCGCGAAGGCGTGGACATCCGGTACTACACGGTGATCTACCAGGCCATCGACGAGGTCGAGGCTGCGCTCAAGGGCATGCTCAAGCCCGAGTTCGAGGAGATCCAGACCGGCTCCGCGGAGATCCGGCAGGTCTTCCGTAGCAGCAAGTTCGGCAACATCGCGGGTTCCATCGTCCGGTCCGGAGAGATCCGCCGGAACGCCAAGGCCCGGTTGCTGCGCAACGGTGTGGTGATCAACGACCACCTGGTGATCGATTCGCTCCGACGCGAGAAGGACGACGTCACCGAGGTCCGCGACGGTTTCGAGTGCGGTATCGGGCTCGGGACGTGGAACAACATCGAGGTCGAGGACACGATCGAGACCTACGAGATGCGCGAGAAGCCTCGCGCCTGA
- a CDS encoding carbohydrate kinase family protein: MTVDPQRGVLVVGHICVDLQPSFSAAPSMVPGDLFATGPLTISSGGSVANTAGALRVLGIPVTVAADVGDDVLGTVVGPLLSRLGLDTSGIRTVRGTTSYSVVVQPPGVDRTFWHHGGVNTSFDGSAVDLRHGARGLPDAPALLHVGYPSLLPALVGEDGAPLAALLDRARDAGLATSLDLAVVSGPDDASRAHWQRVLDRVLPQVDICSPSRDDLVSAVGRVAPVCDASDDDADGDDPGIELQRWASWLVDRGVAIAVVSGGADGFAVATADAARFASVPMLAGLQQSWHTRSFTAPALPTGDAALATTGAGDAATAGLIAGILSGRTPHEAIALAADTAVRRIRGSLFEHPAPDELRPAAATIDAR; the protein is encoded by the coding sequence ATGACCGTCGATCCACAACGTGGTGTGCTGGTGGTCGGGCACATCTGCGTCGATCTGCAGCCCTCGTTCTCTGCCGCGCCGTCGATGGTGCCGGGAGATCTGTTCGCCACCGGTCCGTTGACGATCAGCAGCGGCGGTTCGGTGGCCAACACCGCCGGCGCGCTCCGGGTGCTGGGCATCCCGGTGACGGTGGCCGCCGACGTCGGTGACGACGTGCTGGGCACCGTGGTCGGCCCCTTGCTCTCCCGGCTCGGTCTGGACACCTCGGGCATCCGCACGGTGCGCGGCACCACTTCGTACTCCGTGGTCGTACAACCGCCGGGCGTCGACCGGACGTTCTGGCACCACGGCGGGGTCAACACGTCCTTCGACGGCAGCGCGGTGGATCTCAGGCACGGCGCTCGGGGACTCCCTGACGCACCAGCGCTCCTGCACGTCGGGTATCCCTCGTTGTTACCGGCCCTGGTCGGCGAGGACGGGGCTCCGCTCGCGGCCCTGCTGGACCGTGCCCGCGATGCGGGCCTGGCCACATCCCTCGATCTGGCAGTGGTGTCCGGACCCGATGACGCTTCACGGGCGCACTGGCAACGCGTTCTCGACCGGGTCCTGCCGCAGGTGGACATCTGCTCTCCCAGCCGCGACGACCTCGTCAGCGCCGTCGGCCGGGTCGCGCCCGTCTGCGACGCCTCCGATGACGACGCGGACGGGGACGACCCGGGCATCGAGCTCCAGCGCTGGGCCTCGTGGTTGGTCGATCGTGGCGTCGCGATCGCCGTGGTGTCCGGTGGCGCCGACGGTTTCGCCGTCGCGACCGCCGATGCTGCTCGCTTCGCGTCCGTCCCGATGCTGGCCGGACTGCAGCAGTCCTGGCACACCCGCAGCTTCACGGCGCCCGCACTGCCCACCGGCGATGCAGCCCTCGCGACCACCGGTGCGGGTGATGCAGCAACCGCCGGTCTGATCGCCGGGATCCTCTCGGGGCGCACACCGCACGAGGCCATCGCGCTGGCCGCCGACACCGCCGTCCGCCGTATCAGAGGCAGCCTGTTCGAGCATCCGGCACCGGACGAACTCCGTCCCGCAGCAGCAACGATCGACGCCCGATGA
- a CDS encoding Gfo/Idh/MocA family oxidoreductase has protein sequence MSARRVGVGIIGGGLMGREIAAAIARWPALIDHPVRPEVVSVADINPAVLPWFAELPTVTQTVTDYAGMLANPEVDVVYVAVRHDLHEQIYTDVVKAGKDLLAEKPFGIDRAAAESILAAIESSGRFVRVSSEMPFFPGAQAAIERVASGRLGRLIEVYSGFLHSSDYHPDKPVNWKRQVATCGKAGVMNDLGLHAWHVPLRLGLRPEKVLGVLQDLVPTRPGADGTPVVCDTIENARILAFVPGAAAGGAYAPVPLTVDTQRIAPGEKNTWIFRAVGMDGAVEFSTAQTKMLRVLERTSADPSWQLIQTGSQSVWPTVTGPIFEFGFSDAILQMWAAFLAERAGALGARFGCVTPEEAAFTHRLYDAAWASSKTLTATAP, from the coding sequence ATGAGCGCGCGGAGGGTCGGTGTCGGGATCATCGGTGGCGGTCTGATGGGCCGGGAGATCGCTGCTGCGATCGCCCGCTGGCCGGCGCTCATCGATCACCCGGTGCGGCCGGAGGTGGTGTCGGTCGCCGACATCAACCCTGCCGTGCTGCCGTGGTTCGCGGAGCTGCCGACCGTGACGCAGACCGTGACCGACTACGCCGGGATGTTGGCCAACCCGGAGGTCGACGTCGTGTACGTCGCGGTCCGCCATGACCTGCACGAGCAGATCTACACCGACGTGGTGAAGGCCGGCAAGGATCTGTTGGCGGAGAAGCCCTTCGGGATCGATCGCGCCGCTGCCGAGTCGATCCTGGCCGCGATCGAGTCCTCCGGACGGTTCGTCCGGGTGTCCAGCGAGATGCCGTTCTTCCCCGGTGCGCAAGCCGCGATCGAGCGCGTCGCGTCCGGCAGGCTCGGCAGGTTGATCGAGGTCTACAGCGGCTTCCTGCACTCCAGCGACTACCACCCGGACAAGCCCGTCAACTGGAAGCGTCAGGTTGCCACCTGCGGCAAGGCCGGGGTGATGAACGATCTCGGGTTGCACGCCTGGCACGTACCGCTGCGCCTGGGCCTGCGCCCCGAGAAGGTGCTGGGGGTGCTGCAGGATCTGGTCCCGACCCGTCCCGGCGCCGACGGCACACCGGTGGTCTGCGACACCATCGAGAACGCCCGCATCCTCGCGTTCGTCCCGGGCGCCGCTGCCGGCGGAGCGTATGCACCCGTGCCGCTGACCGTCGACACCCAGCGCATCGCGCCGGGGGAGAAGAACACCTGGATCTTCCGGGCGGTGGGAATGGACGGTGCGGTGGAGTTCAGCACCGCCCAGACCAAGATGCTGCGGGTGCTCGAGCGCACCAGCGCCGATCCGAGTTGGCAGCTGATCCAGACCGGGAGCCAGTCGGTCTGGCCCACCGTCACCGGGCCGATCTTCGAGTTCGGTTTCTCCGACGCGATCCTGCAGATGTGGGCTGCGTTCCTCGCGGAACGCGCCGGCGCGCTGGGTGCGAGGTTCGGTTGCGTCACCCCCGAGGAAGCGGCCTTCACCCACCGGCTCTACGACGCGGCCTGGGCCTCGTCAAAGACGCTCACCGCGACTGCTCCCTGA
- the rbfA gene encoding 30S ribosome-binding factor RbfA: MADAPRARRLAKRIMTIVATELEYQVKDPRLAMTTITAATVTPDLREATVYYTVYGTDEEQQSTAMALASANGVLRSAVGKQTGIKFTPTLAFKADTVPVTSKAMEDLLEAARAADAEIAHRAANATYAGDPDPYKAPREVLDDDLDNDEDDEDDALEDEDGDTRRPVGGRVEVDDLEFDDEIIRDAAVRTDPPAAPVADEDAHRR, encoded by the coding sequence ATGGCCGATGCACCGAGGGCCCGGCGGCTGGCCAAGCGCATCATGACCATTGTGGCCACCGAGCTGGAGTACCAGGTCAAGGACCCGCGGCTGGCGATGACCACCATCACGGCCGCGACCGTCACCCCCGACCTGCGGGAAGCCACCGTCTACTACACGGTCTACGGCACCGACGAGGAGCAGCAGTCGACGGCGATGGCGCTGGCCTCGGCCAACGGTGTGCTGCGCAGCGCCGTCGGCAAGCAGACCGGGATCAAGTTCACCCCGACCCTGGCGTTCAAGGCCGACACCGTCCCGGTGACGTCCAAGGCAATGGAGGATCTGCTCGAGGCAGCCAGGGCCGCCGACGCCGAGATCGCCCACCGGGCCGCGAACGCGACCTATGCGGGCGATCCCGATCCGTACAAGGCCCCGCGAGAGGTGCTGGACGACGACCTCGACAACGACGAGGACGACGAGGACGACGCACTCGAGGACGAGGACGGCGACACCCGCAGGCCGGTGGGCGGTCGGGTCGAGGTCGACGACCTCGAGTTCGACGACGAGATCATCCGGGACGCTGCCGTGCGGACCGACCCGCCGGCTGCTCCGGTGGCGGACGAGGACGCGCACCGGCGCTGA
- a CDS encoding LacI family DNA-binding transcriptional regulator, producing the protein MNDIARDAGVSLKTVSRVVNRVASVDPEMTDRVLASIRRLDYRRNDLAANLRSGTETRTIGFVTADLQNAFYTPIATALGAVASTRGFHLITASSDEDPDVERITTLDLCQRRVSALVVVPTSGDHGYLAPDVASGVPVVFVDRPGSGLLADEVLLDNSGGAASAISDLIDRGHHRIGLLLDKPEIHTMRERLVGAEKALAAGGLALDPALVSYSVHVPEDVPAALSAMLALDDPPTAVFCGNNRALIGAVEYVWHAGIHLQISGFDDFETSRLLPLQVTIVGYDAAELGRTAAGLIFDRLDGDDSPPHRVLLPTELLVRGGVPSAASLSHL; encoded by the coding sequence ATGAACGACATCGCCCGCGATGCCGGGGTCAGCCTCAAGACCGTCTCCCGGGTCGTCAACCGGGTGGCCTCGGTCGATCCCGAGATGACCGACCGCGTGCTCGCCTCGATCCGCCGCCTGGACTACCGGCGCAACGACCTGGCTGCCAACCTGCGCAGCGGGACGGAGACCCGGACCATCGGGTTCGTCACCGCTGACCTGCAGAACGCGTTCTACACACCCATCGCGACTGCACTGGGTGCGGTCGCCAGCACCCGCGGATTCCACCTCATCACTGCCTCCTCCGACGAGGATCCGGACGTCGAGCGGATCACCACCCTCGATCTGTGCCAGCGCAGGGTCAGCGCGCTGGTGGTGGTGCCGACCTCCGGGGACCACGGCTACCTCGCACCCGACGTCGCGTCCGGGGTTCCGGTGGTGTTCGTCGACCGACCCGGATCCGGTCTGCTCGCCGACGAGGTGCTGCTGGACAACAGCGGCGGGGCGGCCTCAGCGATCAGCGACCTCATCGACCGGGGACACCACCGCATCGGCCTGCTCCTGGACAAGCCGGAGATCCACACCATGCGGGAGCGGCTGGTGGGAGCCGAGAAGGCCCTGGCCGCCGGCGGACTGGCGCTCGATCCGGCCTTGGTGAGCTACTCGGTACACGTGCCGGAGGACGTGCCGGCAGCACTGTCGGCGATGCTGGCCCTGGATGATCCACCGACGGCGGTCTTCTGCGGCAACAACCGCGCGCTGATCGGCGCCGTCGAGTACGTCTGGCATGCCGGAATCCACCTGCAGATCTCGGGTTTCGACGATTTCGAGACCTCGCGGCTGCTTCCGTTGCAGGTCACCATCGTCGGGTACGACGCGGCCGAGTTGGGTCGGACCGCTGCTGGGCTGATCTTCGACCGGCTCGACGGCGACGACAGTCCTCCGCACCGAGTCCTGCTGCCGACGGAGCTGCTCGTCCGTGGGGGAGTGCCGTCGGCCGCGAGCCTGTCGCACCTGTGA
- a CDS encoding YlxR family protein, translated as MSDRSPDLLTPSLRTCVGCRRTERPEVLLRVVLGTQADPDSDRETYEAVPDPRRRLPGRGAWIHRTVRCVGDAERRQGFRRGFRVRGQVDTHRLQLFVAETTDERAGDRS; from the coding sequence GTGTCGGACCGTTCCCCGGATCTCCTCACCCCGTCCTTGCGGACCTGCGTGGGGTGTCGTCGGACAGAGCGGCCCGAAGTTCTGCTGCGGGTGGTGCTCGGTACCCAGGCTGATCCTGACTCAGATCGGGAGACGTACGAGGCCGTGCCCGACCCGCGCCGTCGACTTCCCGGTCGCGGTGCCTGGATCCATCGCACGGTGCGATGTGTCGGGGACGCAGAGCGCCGGCAGGGGTTCCGACGCGGCTTCCGCGTCCGGGGCCAGGTCGACACCCACCGTCTCCAGCTGTTCGTGGCGGAGACGACTGATGAAAGAGCAGGCGATCGATCGTGA